The genomic window CCTGGGCGATGCCCGAGCGCCAGTCGACAACGGTTCCGAAGGTGTCGAAAAGTATCGCGCGCACTGTCAGACCCGTCGAGGGCGAACGATATTGGACCATCTCCAAAGGCTAGCCGTCCCAAGGAAGTGTTCAGGGAACAGCCGTAACCTCGCCAAGGTAGGGCACAGACCAACCGGAAGGCGCGGCCATTGTCTGCAGACGACCGCCGGTACGTGATCGTCGGCGCGGGCGCGATCGGCGGGACCGTGGGCGCAGTGTTGGCCCGAGCAGGAGTACCGGTGGTGCTGGTCGCGCGGGGCCGGCACGCCGAGGTACTGGCCGCAGCCGGCATGACGCTGCGGACACCCGACGGCACCTTCCACGTCCCCGTCACCGCGGTGATCGCGCCGGAGGAGGTGCGGTTGACAGAGCGCGACGTGCTGGTCTTCACGACGAAGACGCAACAACTCGATGCCGCTTTGCAGCAATGGGTTGATCAACCGGTCCATCGCGGCGACGGCCGTACCGGTACCGCAGGGGAACTGTTGCCGGTGCTAACGGCGCTCAACGGTGTTGCCGCCGAGGAGAAAGCGTTGCGCTACTTTCGCCGCGTCTTCGGTGTCTGTGTTTGGTTACCTGCCGTTCACTTGGAACCGGGCGAAGTTATTGCGCGGTCTTGGCCTGTGGTCGGGCAGTTTCATATAGGCCGCTGGCCCGCATCGGCAGGCACCGCGACCGACGCGCAACTGTTGGCTGAACTCGGCGAGTGCTGGGGCGCTGCGGGCATCCGGGTGCGCTTTCCCGATGACGTGGTCCCATGGAAGTACAACAAGCTATTGAGCAACCTCGGGAATGCCGTGGGTGCGCTGGCGGCCGATGCGGCCGATGTCAGCGACGTAGTGGCGGCCCTGCGCGCCGAAGCTGAGGACGTGTTGCATCGCGCGGGAATCGGGTATGTCTCATTCGAAACCTCCTCCAAGGCAAGGGCGGACGGGCCGACCGTGCGTCCGGTACCCGGCTGCAATGTCGGAGCAAGCAACTCGACCTGGCAGTCGTTGAGCCGCCATACCGGCAATGTCGAGACCGACTTTCTCAATGGGGAGATTGTGCGGATCGCTCACCGGCACGGCATCACGGCTCCTGTCAATGCCGCCCTGGCACGCGCCGCACGTGGGGCGGCGGGTAACGGCGTTGCCTTGAACAGCTATTCGGCCGAAAGCCTGCGAAATCTGTTGGGGTTGAATGTCGTTAATGAGAGGTGACGCTCAGCGCTGCAGCCTGTCGTCGAGTTCGCTCACCTTGGCGTTACCCAGGTGCAGCGCAGCCAATTCGGTCAAAGCGGCAGTGCCGATCCGCTGCTCGGCATCCCTGCGGACAAGCACGGTCGCTTGATCGGTGCCGCCGAGCAGACCCTTGGGCTCCTCGAGCTCGCGGATCTGGTAGCGGTGGTGTAACCATTGCGGTTGCCACAGCGGAATGACCACCCACCGCCTTTCGGCGACAGCGTCCACGAATCGGCCGAAGCACTGTGCTTGGGTGCCGGTCTCGAACCGGTACCCGGCCGCGTGCAACCCGTACTGCGACACGATGGCAGTGGAGAAGCGGCTGATGCCGGCGCCGGGATTGATTCCTTGAATCAGCCGTTCCATGTGTTGCAACGCCGGGGCCCGCAGCAGATCGGCAACTTCAGCCACCGCCTGGACCGGCACGTAGTCGGGCACGCCCCAGAGGCAGTACGGCTCGTAGAGAACGGCGACTTCTCGCACCTGCTCACGGAAGGGAGCCAGGTAGGCGCCGTGGCTGTCGGGGAGCCATGCGGCCACCAGGACATCGACCTCACCACTGCCGAGACGACGGAACATGTCCTCGTGCGGAGCGGCGGAGCGTTCGATGCGATGACCGTGTGCAACGAGGACGTTCTCGACTTCGCGCGCCGCCGCGTCGTGGAAGCTCAAGTCGATATGGCCGACCCGGACCGGCTCGCTCACCCGAGCACTCCTTCCTGAGCTGCAAGCTACGGCGGCGTACACTATGCGTTAGTTAAGCGAACAATGTTGACGCGGATGCCGAGGCACCTGCGCACCTACGTTGCCACGTCTCATATCGAAATGCAGCGGGAGGCCCTTATGTCGAGAGTCGCAGGCGATACCTGGGACATCGTGACCAGTGTGGGGTTCACGGCGCTGGCTGTGTGTGCGTCGCGCGCACTCGATGCCGCACTGGACCCGCCCTTGGCCAACGACGACTATGCCGCTGGTTTCGTCGAGGCGGCCGGCGAGCCGAGTCTGATTGCAGCAGTGGCTAATACGGACATGACTAGCGCGGCGGCGTTCAATGCGCAGTGGGTCGGCGTACGAACGCGGTTCTTCGATGACTTCTTCACCCGAGCCAGCGGGTCCGGTGTCCGGCAAGCTGTCATACTGGCAGCCGGATTGGACAGCCGCGCATACCGATTGGCGTGGCCGGTAGATCACACGCTGTTCGAGATCGACCAGCCTCGAGTGCTCGAATTCAAACAGCAGGTTCTCGACCTGCGCGGCGCGGTGCCCGCGACGCGTCGAGTCACCATTGCCACCGATCTGCGGGAGGACTGGGCGGGGGCGCTTGTTTCGGCGGGATTCGACCCGAACCAACCCACGGCATGGGCACTCGAAGGTTTGCTGCCCTATCTTCCCGGCGCGGCGCAAGACGCGCTGTTCGAGAGATTGGACGAATTGTCGGCAGTAGGCAGCCAGATCGCCGCCGAACTTGGTCCCGCGCCGGGCGAAATCCAGGAATTCGCCGACAGCATGCCGGCGATTGGCCAGGACGGTACCCAGCCCCCCGTGGCCGACTTGTGGTACGACGACCCGCGCGCCGACACCAAAATGTGGCTG from Mycobacterium kubicae includes these protein-coding regions:
- a CDS encoding glycine betaine ABC transporter substrate-binding protein; protein product: MSEPVRVGHIDLSFHDAAAREVENVLVAHGHRIERSAAPHEDMFRRLGSGEVDVLVAAWLPDSHGAYLAPFREQVREVAVLYEPYCLWGVPDYVPVQAVAEVADLLRAPALQHMERLIQGINPGAGISRFSTAIVSQYGLHAAGYRFETGTQAQCFGRFVDAVAERRWVVIPLWQPQWLHHRYQIRELEEPKGLLGGTDQATVLVRRDAEQRIGTAALTELAALHLGNAKVSELDDRLQR
- a CDS encoding SAM-dependent methyltransferase, translating into MSRVAGDTWDIVTSVGFTALAVCASRALDAALDPPLANDDYAAGFVEAAGEPSLIAAVANTDMTSAAAFNAQWVGVRTRFFDDFFTRASGSGVRQAVILAAGLDSRAYRLAWPVDHTLFEIDQPRVLEFKQQVLDLRGAVPATRRVTIATDLREDWAGALVSAGFDPNQPTAWALEGLLPYLPGAAQDALFERLDELSAVGSQIAAELGPAPGEIQEFADSMPAIGQDGTQPPVADLWYDDPRADTKMWLAQRNWDVTGTDLVHLAAHEYGRPFAELPPVFERLLRTKFFTATRTG
- a CDS encoding ketopantoate reductase family protein, producing the protein MLARAGVPVVLVARGRHAEVLAAAGMTLRTPDGTFHVPVTAVIAPEEVRLTERDVLVFTTKTQQLDAALQQWVDQPVHRGDGRTGTAGELLPVLTALNGVAAEEKALRYFRRVFGVCVWLPAVHLEPGEVIARSWPVVGQFHIGRWPASAGTATDAQLLAELGECWGAAGIRVRFPDDVVPWKYNKLLSNLGNAVGALAADAADVSDVVAALRAEAEDVLHRAGIGYVSFETSSKARADGPTVRPVPGCNVGASNSTWQSLSRHTGNVETDFLNGEIVRIAHRHGITAPVNAALARAARGAAGNGVALNSYSAESLRNLLGLNVVNER